The following coding sequences are from one Leptolyngbya sp. NIES-3755 window:
- a CDS encoding hypothetical protein (hypothetical protein CYA_0968;~similar to AA sequence:cyanobase_aa:LBDG_25840), whose translation MQYWLMKSEPEVYSITDLERDRTTIWDGVRNYQARNYLRSMNSGDVAFFYHSNANPPGIAGLMKIVDSNIADPTQFDPDSEYYDAKSSIDSPRWQTVRVEFLQRLPLISLDTLRQSFTPEELTVVRQGNRLSVLPVANEIVDRILALSGQ comes from the coding sequence ATGCAGTATTGGTTAATGAAATCTGAGCCAGAGGTCTACTCAATCACCGACTTAGAGCGCGATCGCACGACGATTTGGGACGGGGTACGCAACTACCAAGCCCGCAACTATCTACGATCGATGAACTCCGGAGATGTCGCTTTTTTCTATCATTCCAATGCAAACCCTCCTGGCATTGCTGGCTTAATGAAGATTGTGGACTCTAATATCGCAGATCCGACCCAATTTGATCCCGATAGCGAATACTATGACGCGAAATCCTCGATCGATTCTCCCCGCTGGCAGACGGTTCGCGTTGAATTTTTACAAAGACTGCCCTTAATTTCGCTTGATACCCTGCGACAATCGTTTACACCAGAAGAACTAACCGTGGTGCGGCAAGGAAATCGATTATCGGTCTTGCCGGTGGCGAATGAAATCGTCGATCGAATATTGGCGCTAAGTGGTCAATAA
- a CDS encoding GTP-binding protein TypA (similar to AA sequence:cyanobase_aa:LBDG_25850), whose amino-acid sequence MTLPIRNVAIIAHVDHGKTTLVDALLKQAGTFREGEEVPDCVMDSNDLERERGITILSKNTAVRYKETLINIVDTPGHADFGGEVERVLGMVDGCLLIVDANEGPMPQTRFVLKKALEKGLRPIVFVNKIDRPRANPMIAVDKVLDLFIELGADDDQCEFPYLFGSGLSAFAKNTLEEESSDMQPLFDAILRHVPPPVGDANKPLQLQVTTLDYSDYLGRIVIGKIHNGTIRIGQQAAIVTETGAIVKSKISKLMGFEGLKRIEIEEATAGNLVAVAGFANANIGETITDPNDPQALPLIKVDEPTLQMTFSVNDSPFAGQEGTFVTSRQLRDRLYRELETNVALRIEDTDSPDKLAVSGRGELHLGILIETMRREGYEFQVSQPQVIFREVNGQPCEPFETLLLDVPEESVGGCIERLGQRKGEMQDMQVGTNGRTNLEFVIPARGLIGFRGECMRLTRGAGIVNHSFLEYRPMSGDIEARRNGVLISFEEGVATFYSMQNAEDRGVFFIRPGTKVYKGMILGEHNRPQDLELNVCKTKQLTNHRASGGEELVQLKEPIDMSLERALEYIGPDELLEVTPQSIRLRKVAKAKKLAKK is encoded by the coding sequence ATGACTCTTCCCATTCGCAACGTTGCCATCATTGCTCACGTTGACCACGGTAAAACTACACTTGTCGATGCTCTTCTTAAGCAGGCGGGAACGTTCCGCGAGGGAGAGGAAGTTCCGGATTGCGTTATGGACTCGAACGACCTGGAGCGTGAACGCGGCATTACGATTCTGTCAAAAAATACTGCGGTTCGCTACAAAGAGACGCTGATCAATATTGTAGATACGCCTGGACACGCAGACTTTGGCGGCGAAGTTGAGCGCGTTCTAGGCATGGTCGATGGCTGTTTGCTGATCGTCGATGCTAATGAAGGTCCGATGCCCCAGACGCGATTCGTGTTGAAGAAGGCATTAGAGAAAGGACTGAGACCGATCGTATTTGTGAATAAGATCGATCGACCTCGCGCCAATCCAATGATCGCGGTCGATAAAGTATTAGATTTGTTCATCGAACTTGGTGCAGATGATGACCAGTGCGAGTTTCCTTACTTGTTCGGCTCTGGTTTGTCCGCATTCGCGAAGAACACACTAGAAGAAGAGTCAAGCGATATGCAGCCGCTCTTTGATGCGATTCTGCGCCATGTTCCACCGCCAGTCGGAGACGCGAACAAGCCCCTTCAGCTACAAGTGACCACGCTTGATTACTCCGATTATCTCGGTCGGATCGTCATTGGTAAGATTCACAACGGTACGATCAGAATCGGGCAACAAGCCGCGATCGTCACTGAAACGGGCGCGATCGTCAAGTCGAAAATCTCGAAGCTGATGGGCTTTGAAGGCTTGAAGCGGATCGAAATCGAAGAAGCAACCGCTGGAAACCTCGTTGCTGTTGCCGGATTTGCTAACGCGAATATCGGTGAAACAATTACTGATCCGAATGATCCGCAAGCTTTACCGCTGATTAAAGTGGATGAGCCGACCTTGCAAATGACCTTCTCGGTGAACGATTCGCCGTTTGCAGGTCAGGAAGGGACTTTCGTCACTTCGCGGCAATTACGCGATCGCTTATACCGCGAACTTGAGACGAACGTGGCTCTGCGAATCGAAGATACCGATTCACCTGACAAGCTTGCCGTTTCGGGTCGGGGTGAATTGCACTTAGGCATTCTGATCGAAACGATGCGTCGTGAAGGTTACGAATTCCAAGTGTCTCAGCCGCAAGTGATCTTCCGCGAGGTGAATGGTCAGCCTTGTGAGCCATTTGAAACCCTGCTGCTGGATGTGCCAGAGGAATCGGTTGGAGGCTGTATCGAGCGTCTCGGACAGCGCAAAGGTGAAATGCAAGATATGCAGGTCGGAACCAATGGACGCACGAACCTAGAGTTTGTGATTCCGGCGCGGGGTCTAATCGGCTTCCGGGGTGAATGTATGCGATTAACTCGCGGCGCAGGCATCGTGAACCACAGTTTCTTAGAGTATCGCCCAATGAGCGGCGACATCGAAGCGCGTCGAAATGGGGTTCTGATTTCGTTTGAAGAAGGAGTCGCAACCTTCTACTCAATGCAGAACGCAGAAGATCGCGGCGTGTTCTTCATTCGACCGGGTACGAAGGTCTACAAGGGCATGATTTTGGGCGAACACAATCGACCTCAAGATCTCGAACTCAATGTCTGTAAGACGAAGCAATTGACCAACCACCGCGCATCAGGCGGGGAAGAATTGGTGCAGTTGAAAGAGCCGATCGATATGAGTTTGGAACGCGCTCTTGAGTACATCGGACCCGATGAACTGCTTGAAGTCACCCCTCAATCGATTCGATTGCGGAAAGTGGCGAAAGCGAAGAAGTTAGCGAAGAAATAA
- a CDS encoding histidyl tRNA synthetase hisZ (similar to AA sequence:cyanobase_aa:LBDG_04060) — protein MVYQPPAGSRDLLPLDVAQKRWIEDRLQQVFHGWGYHRIITSTLERLDTLMAGGAIERSTVIQLHQLEEDPLGLRPELTASIARTVATRLANSTFPQRLYYNANIFRRAQEGGHSRQQEFYQAGVELLGGSGLRSDAEILLILLDCLKSVDLTGQLILGEAGLTRSLLSVFPEAIRPKVRHAIAHLDRLALEALPLSDAERDRALLLLDLRGRPADVLQKVSALDLNETERESVNNLKSLIELLQASVDVRIVLDLSLIRTFDYYTGIVFEVVTQSGQIVLGQGGRYDRLLGQFHPQGESIPGIGFSLQLENLHQVLLTTGQLPKQTAACDWLVVSEVPQLAFAHAQKLRENGDRVEVDLSCGTVEEIQHYAEQRRISQIAWVKADGEIVVDRE, from the coding sequence ATGGTTTACCAGCCCCCCGCAGGGAGTCGCGACCTCCTGCCCCTTGATGTCGCCCAAAAACGTTGGATAGAAGATCGGCTCCAGCAGGTGTTTCACGGTTGGGGCTATCACCGGATTATTACTTCGACTTTGGAACGGTTGGATACGCTGATGGCAGGTGGCGCGATCGAGCGCTCAACAGTAATCCAACTACACCAACTCGAAGAAGATCCCCTCGGTTTACGTCCAGAGTTGACCGCATCGATCGCCCGAACCGTTGCGACCCGCCTCGCGAATAGTACCTTTCCTCAACGGCTCTACTACAACGCAAATATTTTTCGTCGCGCTCAAGAAGGCGGTCACAGTCGCCAGCAGGAATTTTATCAAGCGGGTGTCGAACTACTCGGCGGCAGCGGATTGCGATCGGACGCTGAAATTCTGTTAATTCTGCTCGACTGTTTGAAGAGTGTTGATTTGACTGGGCAGTTGATTCTTGGAGAAGCGGGATTAACGCGATCGCTTTTGTCTGTCTTTCCTGAAGCAATTCGTCCGAAAGTTCGTCATGCGATCGCACACTTGGATCGATTGGCGTTAGAAGCTTTGCCGTTGTCAGATGCAGAACGCGATCGAGCTTTACTCCTTCTCGATCTCCGTGGAAGACCTGCGGACGTTCTCCAGAAAGTGAGCGCTTTAGATTTGAACGAGACAGAACGAGAAAGCGTGAACAATCTCAAATCTCTAATCGAACTGTTGCAAGCCAGCGTCGATGTCCGAATTGTGCTGGATTTGAGCTTGATTCGCACGTTCGATTATTACACCGGAATTGTGTTTGAAGTGGTCACGCAATCGGGACAAATTGTTCTCGGACAAGGCGGGAGATACGATCGCTTACTCGGTCAATTCCACCCTCAAGGCGAATCAATTCCGGGGATCGGCTTCTCCCTTCAGCTTGAGAACCTACATCAAGTGTTACTCACCACTGGACAACTTCCGAAACAAACGGCAGCGTGTGATTGGCTCGTGGTTTCGGAAGTGCCGCAATTGGCATTTGCTCATGCTCAGAAATTGCGGGAAAACGGCGATCGAGTTGAGGTCGATCTGAGTTGTGGAACGGTTGAGGAGATTCAGCACTACGCAGAACAGCGGCGGATTTCTCAGATTGCTTGGGTGAAAGCGGATGGAGAGATCGTCGTCGATCGAGAGTAG
- a CDS encoding hypothetical protein (hypothetical protein N9414_18553;~similar to AA sequence:cyanobase_aa:LBDG_04050) codes for MSFQIDRGLFLLDFSDFHAILGVSIEAEVKEIRKQYLKIARRLHPDSCVAEVESDKQLAEKLLSKLVNPAWQELSQDKTRTDHLLVLKMKGQGAARKRHELNWGSPLAKQLLSSSNADYFYRTALKDLSDRQYEHLDQAIELTAQISELNLAYLICRDGNPDSNSSKSQIYTTTSTQAASKASPPPDQPKVESLSDQYYRRAEGYMAKGNYAQATIELRDALKIEPNSSRCHSLMGMVYLRQNQPTMAKIHFTKALSIDPQNSIALEGKQKLDPPTAKSTPKTSTNPSSKPSGGLFGGLFSKKK; via the coding sequence ATGAGCTTCCAGATTGATCGCGGCTTATTTCTGCTTGACTTCTCCGACTTTCACGCGATTTTAGGAGTCTCGATCGAGGCAGAAGTCAAAGAAATCCGCAAACAATACCTGAAGATCGCCCGCCGCCTGCATCCCGATAGCTGTGTGGCAGAAGTCGAGAGCGATAAACAGCTTGCCGAAAAACTGTTGTCGAAACTCGTCAATCCCGCGTGGCAAGAGCTTTCGCAGGACAAAACCCGAACCGATCATCTGCTGGTTCTCAAGATGAAGGGGCAAGGAGCAGCCCGCAAACGGCACGAATTGAACTGGGGAAGTCCACTGGCAAAACAGCTTTTATCCTCAAGCAATGCTGATTATTTCTATCGAACCGCCCTCAAAGATTTATCCGATCGACAATACGAGCATCTCGATCAAGCGATCGAACTCACCGCCCAAATCAGCGAACTCAACCTGGCATATTTGATCTGTCGAGACGGCAATCCTGACAGCAATTCCTCCAAGAGCCAAATCTACACCACAACTTCGACTCAAGCCGCCTCCAAAGCGTCTCCTCCACCTGATCAGCCCAAGGTTGAATCGCTCAGCGACCAGTACTATCGTCGCGCAGAAGGATACATGGCGAAGGGAAATTATGCTCAAGCAACGATAGAATTGCGAGATGCCCTAAAGATTGAGCCAAACAGTAGCCGCTGTCACAGTTTAATGGGCATGGTGTATTTGCGGCAGAATCAACCGACGATGGCGAAGATTCATTTCACCAAAGCGCTCTCGATCGATCCGCAAAACTCGATCGCGCTGGAGGGCAAACAAAAGCTCGACCCTCCGACCGCGAAATCCACTCCCAAAACCTCGACGAATCCCAGTTCAAAACCTAGCGGCGGTCTGTTTGGCGGTCTTTTCAGCAAGAAAAAGTAA